The Planctomycetia bacterium nucleotide sequence ACCACGGGGCCCGTGCCGCATGTGGGCGGGCCGATCATGGGGCCGGGTGTCCCCAACGTCCTGATTGGCGGGTTGCCGGCATCGCATCTGGGCGACACGGCCGTTTGCGTGGGACCGCCCGACTCGGTGATCAAGGGCTCGGCGACCGCCATGATCGGCGGCACGCCGGCCGTGCGGATCGGGGACTCCACCGCCCACGGGGGTTCCGTGGTCTTGGGATGCCTCAACGTCATCATCGGCGGCTAGGTAACGGCACAGAGTGCTTGACGTGGGGTGCCACTGGCGGCTTGTCCGCGAGTGCTTGAGATAGGCCCATCACCGGCACCAACTCCACACTGGCGGACAAGCCGCCAGTGGCACCCGTCCTGTTGTGTTTTAGAGAGGGAACTTAACCGGCGGTCGCAGCGCTATTCGCTGTAATAGACCTGCCCGTGCGAGCTGCCGCAGCCGCAATCGCTGGTCGCGGTGCCGCAAGTCGTGCAACCGCTGCCGCCGTTGCAACTTTGGCCGCAGGTTTGGCAATCGGGAATGCAGCCGCCGCCATCATCGCGGCGCCCCCATTTGTTGTAGCCGGCGTGGCCGTGACCGACCCAGTTGGCGCACTTGTCACAGGGATCCGGACAGGCTTTCCAATCGCCCCAGTAGCGATCGCCGCAGCCGGGGCCCGGCCCGCAGGCGGCGACATCGGGAAAGATGGTCCAACAACAATGTTGGCAGCCTGTGTTCAACGCCAAGACGAGACAACACAGCGCCGCGAGCGCAATCCGTTTCATGCCAGTTTCCCCCTGCTCCGCCAAATAAGGCGAGCGGCGTAGCGCGCGCTCCAGCCAGTCCGGCGTGATCGATACAACCGTTATCGGCCGGACAATCGGCAAAATCGAGCGAACCGGCGAACTCGCGAATCATGACTGTTTCTTGCCTGATTGTCGCGATCTCCGGGGAGCCGCAAGTCGCTATAAGTACATGTGTTACGTCGTTGTTGCCGTGTTCAGTCAAGTCATTTCGCCGGGCGCTCGATGCTATTGGGGGACCGAGACTTGACGCGTCCCGGCAAGCGAACGACCTCAGAGATCGGCAGTTCAGATTCGCGTTGGGCCTAACAGGCGGAGCCTATGAGCACGAGCGAACCGAGGCCGGCGGCGGCCTTGGGTTTTCTGACCGTCATCGAGCACGAACAGCACGGGCTACTCGGCGGCTACCTGGTGCTAAACAGCACCGGGCGTCCGCTGGAGTTCCACTGCACGTCCGGCGTGCGCCCGAATCGCGCCCAGGCGATTTTGTTCGGCCCGACGCTCGACGCCTATCTCTACGGCGAGCAAATCGGCCAGGCGCTGGTTAACAAATCGACGTTGAAACCGGCCGTCATCTGTACGAACCAATCGCAAGTCTTGGCCTTGCGCGAATTCGTCGCGACGCCCGTCTTGCTGATCGAAAGCGACGACGCTTCCGAAGCAAACGGCGTGACCTACCGCGTCGATGGCGCCCATGCCGGCGTCCCCCAGCAATGCTTGTTGCGGCGCGGCGCGTTTCGCGTTTCGATGTCGAGCGATCACGCATCCGATCGACCGCGCGTGGAAGAGTATCTGGCGACGCTTTCCGAATCATTCGATCTAATTGAACCCTTCGCGCGGATTCACGGCGCGCTCGAAGAAGCCCAGCGGGGCGCGAAGTGAGCGCCCGGGCGAACGGCATGAGTTTCAGCCTCGGCGGCGAGGCGTTGCGTACGCCCGCGCCGCGCTTGCGAACCATTGCCATTCGCTCGTCGACCACGCCGTCGGTCGCCAGCGTCACCATGCCACCGGTGCCGAAGTCGGACGCGCGCACGCTGCGCGTTGTCACGCCCAAGCTACGTGTGTGTTCGTTCCCGATCGGTGACGTCGGCATCAAGACGCAGAGCTTTCATTTCGCCCCGCCGATCGATCGCCGCCCGGATTGGTTGCCGAGTGAGATGGCGGCTCCCGCGATAGCGCCGCCCATCGCGGCGCCGCAGGGCGAGCGTCGCGCCACGCATCTGAAGCCGCCCGGCGATCTCATCAAGTTGGAAGATCGCCTGCTCTACGCGCTGCAGCCTCCGCTCGAATCGTGGATCGCGCGCGGCGCACTGCAATTCCCTTTCGAGCCGTTTCCCTATCAGTTGGACGGCGTGGCGTTTCTTTATCCGCGCGAGGCCGCGGTATTGGCCGACGAGATGGGGCTCGGCAAGACGATGCAGGCCATCACGGCCGTTCGGTTGCTGCTGCACTCCGGCGAGATCGGCTCCGTATTGTTGATCTGCCCCAAGCCGCTCGTCAGCAACTGGCAACGCGAGTTCTCGCAATGGGCGCCCGAGATTCCGGTGATGGTGGTCGAAGGAGACCAGGCCCGCCGGCGCTGGCAATGGCAACTCAACGACACGCCGGTGCGGATCGCCAACTACGAGTTGCTGATGCGCGATCGCGAGTTGGTCGAAGCGGGCGAACTGGATTTCGACCTGGTGTTGCTCGATGAATCGCAGCGAATCAAAAACCGCTCCGGCACCACGAGTCACGTGGTGCGCGCGATCAAGCGACGCCGTAGTTGGGCGCTGACCGGTACGCCGGTCGAGAATAGCGCTGAGGACCTGGTCGGCATCTTCGAGTTCGTCGCGCCCGGCCACTTGAATGCGGACATGAAACCCCGGCGGATCGGCAAGTTGGCGTCCGACTACATTCTGCGTCGCACCAAGGATCAGGTGCTGACCGAACTGCCGCCGAAGTTATTCCGCGACGCCGATATCGACCTGACCGCCGCCCAACGGGAAAGCTATCGGCTCGCCGAAGAGGATGGCATCCTGCGCCTCACGGAACTCGGCGCAGGGGCCACGATCCAGCATGTGTTCGAGCTCGTCTTGCGGCTCAAACAGATCTGCAACTTCGATCCGTTCACCGGCGAAAGCGCCAAGTTGGAGCGGCTCGAAGCCGACTTGGAAGAAGTCGCCGCCAGCGGTAAGAAGGCGATCGTGTTCAGCCAATGGGTTGAAACGCTCACGCACCTGGCGAAGTCGTTGAAACGTTTCCATCCGCTGGAATACCACGGCCGCATTCCTCAATCGCAGCGCGAACGGGTCATCGAACGCTTTCGCGAAGACCGCCGCAGCCGCGTGATCCTGATGAGCTACGGCGCGGGCGGCGTGGGCCTCAATCTGCAATTCTGCGAGTACGTGTTTCTGTTCGACCGCTGGTGGAACCCCGCGGTCGAGGATCAGGCAATCAACCGCGCCCATCGCATCGGCGCGGCCGGCCCCGTGACGATCAGCCGCTTCGTGGCGCTCAGCACGATCGAGGAACGCATTCAACAAGTGCTCGAACAAAAGCGAGAGCTGTTCGACACCATCTTCAGCGGCGCCGAAGGCCAACGTCAAAGCGGCCTGACGCACGCGGAAATCTTCGGCCTCTTCCAACTCCGCGCCCCGCACGGGCCGATCGCCCGCGCGGCGTAGTGCGATTCACATCGCGTCGTCGACGCCCTCCGTCTGTAGCCGAGGTCTGCGACCTCGGACGGAGAGGACATAGCGCCGCGGAACGCGCCTAGGACACCCACATCGACCCGCGTTGAAATCTCGCTTGAATTCACGCTTCGAAGCAGTGATACTTGCACTATGAACAACGAAAACCCCTATGCGTCGCCTCATAGTAATCGTGAGCCAGCCGACGGCGAACCAACCGCCGCGAGCGCCGAATTGGTCGAAGAAACGGTCGCATGGCCTTGGAGATGGGGCGCGTTCTTGATACTTCCTGATACGGCTGCCTTGCCTCAACTTTGCGCACGCTGCGGACAGTCCACAGATCGCCCATTGCAACCGCGGACGCTTCGGTGGATCAATCCATTGTTCTTCATCATGCTTGTAATCAGCCCGCCGTTGTTCGTGCTGGTCTCATTGATCGGACAACGCAAAGGCACGCTGTTCGTGACGCTTTGTGAAGCGCACGAACAGCGCCAGTGCAAGTTCAACCGTGCTTTTTGGGCCCTTTTGATCGCCGCGTTAGGACAGGGCGTCTTGTCGATCGTTTTGATGGTCACGCTGGATCGGCAATGGCCGCTGGTACTGCTGCTTTCGTCGTTCTTCACATTGCTTGCGTCAGCGGTCGTGCATAACATTGGCGCTCGCGTGGTGTCCGTCGAAAAGATCGAGAAGCGCACAATCTGGCTCAAGAACCTGCCAGCCGCGTTTTTTGCAGGCGTTCCAACGCTCCGCAGCGCGAACGGCCGCACGCCGATTATTCCAGACTTCGACTGACGCGCTTCGCAAACGCCAAGTCGCGGACCTCGGCTACAAGAGCAGAGGAGGCTCTCCGTTCACGACCCCAATTCGCGCATTGTCAATCAACCGGGTGCCGTCGACGCGCACGGCGAGAAGCGCCACCGTTGTTGCGGCAAGCTCGGCGACTTCGGCCAATGACGTCGGGTCGACCAGCGCCACGTAATCGACTTGCACTCCTCGCACGTCTTGGAACAACGCCAACATCTCCGCGCGCAACTTTGCGGCGTCTCGTTCGCCGGCGCGGAATCGCTCTTGGGCCAGCTTGAGCGACTGGCTCAAGCGTAGCGCCTTCTGGCGTGATGCCGCACTTAAATACGCGTTGCGGGAGCTCATCGCCAGGCCATCGGCTTCGCGCAATGTCGGACAGATGACCAGTTCGACCGGCACGTTCAAGTCTTCCACCATGCGCCGGACGACCAGGATTTGTTGATAGTCCTTCTGCCCGAAGTACGCGACCTGCGGCCGGACGATCTCGAACAGCTTGAGCACGATCGTCGCCACGCCCGAGAAATGTCCGGGACGATGCGCCCCTTCCCACGGCAGCGCCGGCCCCGCCACTTCCACGCGTGTCGCGTGTTCGGGCGGATACATGGCGCTCGTCGTCGGGCAGAACGCCACCTCGACCGGCAGATGGGCGATCGCCGCGAGATCTGCCTCCATCGTCCGCGGGTATTTTTGATAATCTTCGTGCGGCCCGAACTGCGTTGGGTTGACGAAGACAGTTAACACCGTCGCATCGCATTCCTGGCACGAGCGCTCGACTAAGCTGACATGCCCGGCATGCAGCGCCCCCATCGTCGGCACGACGCCGATGCGGCGCGAGGCGCTGCGCTGCTGTTCCGCCCAGGCGGTCATCGCGCGCGGTTCGGTGATGATTTGCGGTCGGCTCAGTTGCTTGGGCATGTGCGCGGTGAGGAACTCATCAATCAAGTTGGATGCAGGCAAACCTTCACTTTCGGCTCGCCATAGCGAATTGTCCAGACTGTGTGCGCGCAGCGCGTCCTAGGCGACGTGAGCGCGGTTCGGCTACACTGCCCGTTCGACCCAACACACACACTGCCCGAAATTGGAGCCGGAAAATGAGAGCCAAGCTGGGACTATGGATTGCCTGCGGCCTCGTCTGCCTGGGTTGCGGTAAACCTGTCATCGAAGGGGGCCGCGCTACTTCCTCGAGCGCAGAGCCCGCCTCGACTTCCGCCGCCGCAGACGGCGAGGAAACAACCGCGGCGACGACGTCGGCGTCAGCGACCGAAGGCGAACTCGCCATCGGCCCCGAGAACACGAAGATCGGCTTCGTCGGCACGCACGTCGGCGCCGAACCCAAGCCGCGGACCGGCGGTTTCGAGAAATTCTCCGGCGTGGTCAAGCTCGACGCGGACGGGAAGATCGCGTCCGTAGTTGTGGATATCGCGGCCGATTCGCTCTGGACGCAACACCCACCGCTGACGGCGCATCTGAACGCGCCCGACTTCCTCGACACGCGTGAGTATCCCACGGCGAAGTTCGAGAGCACCAAGTTCGAGGACGGCGCGGCCGACGGCGAAGTCACCGTGACCGGCGACCTGACGCTGCATGGCGTGACCAAGGAAATCACCTTCCCGGCGAAAGTGGCGATCGCTCACGATAAGCCAACGCTCCACGCAGAGTTCCCGCTGAAGCGCGCCGAGTTCGGCATGGACAAGAAACTGGACGGCGTCCACGACGAAGTCGCGATGACGATCGTGATCGGCGAAAAAACGGAAAAGCTCCCGGAAACCGCGCCGTAGTTCGATCCTCGCCGCTATCTCCATAACCCAAAGTCTCCTTTCGCTCCGCGAAAGGAAGCCCGATGATCTCGCCCACCGAAATCCTCGCCCTCGCGATCGCGTTTGCCCTCAGCGGCGCGATCGCCTGGGCGGGCTGGCGCTGGTTGCCTGAGTGCCGACGCGGCGTGGTGTCGCTGCTGGCCGTCGCTGTCGCGTATGCGGCTGGCTACTTCCTGCTGGCGTACGACGACGCGATCCCGCCCACGCGGCACTTTCATTGGCCACCGTATTTGGTGCTCGGGGCGGCGGTGGTGGCAAGATTCGCCGCGGTGCCGCGCTGCCCGACCGCGTTGCGCTGGGCGTTATACGCCGCGGCGGCGTTGGCCTGCGCGTACTTTCTCACGCCCACTTGGCCCGCACTTTGGCCACCGCGACCGATTTGTATTGCGCTGCTGGCCGGTTACATCCTCGCCGTCACGCTCGCGATCGAGCCGCTGCTACGTCGCATCGATCCCAAGACCATGCTGGCCGCAATGATCGTCAGTTTGGGTGCGCTGGCAATGTTGATCACGTACCGGGTAAGCCTGGTCTACGGCATCTTCGCCCTACTGGCGGCTGCGGCGTTCGCCGGATATGCGGCCGTAGCTTGGCGGAAGGCGGATCAAGTACCGCTCGCGGGTTTGGCGCTCTTGTACGCCGTCCTGGCCTGCGGCTGGGCCTTTATTGGCTGCATTGAGCCGCGGCCAGCGGCGCCGGGGCTGTTGATTGCGCCTTTCGCGCCCCTCGCCTTTGCTGGGGCCGTCGCAGGCAGCTATCGCGAGAGGCGTTTTGCACTGCAAATTGGCGCTGCATTCGCGATCTTGGCGGCATCGGCGGCTTGGGTGATTGTCACGTAGCGGCAGGGCGCGACGCGCAACCGATTGTCAGCGTTCAGCTTAGGCGGCGGTCGGCGCGGGCGTTCAAGGAAGTGTGTTGGCATTGCCCCTTTCGCAACCCGATTGCTAGCAAACAGTTAGTATCAGTTTCAGAAAAAATGGTTGACGAACCGTTCTGAGTCGATAAACTAACACGCCTGACAACTACCTGTTGTGGCCGCTTGGGCATTCGCTACAA carries:
- a CDS encoding PAAR domain-containing protein, coding for MPHVGGPIMGPGVPNVLIGGLPASHLGDTAVCVGPPDSVIKGSATAMIGGTPAVRIGDSTAHGGSVVLGCLNVIIGG
- a CDS encoding DEAD/DEAH box helicase; the encoded protein is MSFSLGGEALRTPAPRLRTIAIRSSTTPSVASVTMPPVPKSDARTLRVVTPKLRVCSFPIGDVGIKTQSFHFAPPIDRRPDWLPSEMAAPAIAPPIAAPQGERRATHLKPPGDLIKLEDRLLYALQPPLESWIARGALQFPFEPFPYQLDGVAFLYPREAAVLADEMGLGKTMQAITAVRLLLHSGEIGSVLLICPKPLVSNWQREFSQWAPEIPVMVVEGDQARRRWQWQLNDTPVRIANYELLMRDRELVEAGELDFDLVLLDESQRIKNRSGTTSHVVRAIKRRRSWALTGTPVENSAEDLVGIFEFVAPGHLNADMKPRRIGKLASDYILRRTKDQVLTELPPKLFRDADIDLTAAQRESYRLAEEDGILRLTELGAGATIQHVFELVLRLKQICNFDPFTGESAKLERLEADLEEVAASGKKAIVFSQWVETLTHLAKSLKRFHPLEYHGRIPQSQRERVIERFREDRRSRVILMSYGAGGVGLNLQFCEYVFLFDRWWNPAVEDQAINRAHRIGAAGPVTISRFVALSTIEERIQQVLEQKRELFDTIFSGAEGQRQSGLTHAEIFGLFQLRAPHGPIARAA
- the panC gene encoding pantoate--beta-alanine ligase, which translates into the protein MPASNLIDEFLTAHMPKQLSRPQIITEPRAMTAWAEQQRSASRRIGVVPTMGALHAGHVSLVERSCQECDATVLTVFVNPTQFGPHEDYQKYPRTMEADLAAIAHLPVEVAFCPTTSAMYPPEHATRVEVAGPALPWEGAHRPGHFSGVATIVLKLFEIVRPQVAYFGQKDYQQILVVRRMVEDLNVPVELVICPTLREADGLAMSSRNAYLSAASRQKALRLSQSLKLAQERFRAGERDAAKLRAEMLALFQDVRGVQVDYVALVDPTSLAEVAELAATTVALLAVRVDGTRLIDNARIGVVNGEPPLLL
- a CDS encoding YceI family protein; amino-acid sequence: MRAKLGLWIACGLVCLGCGKPVIEGGRATSSSAEPASTSAAADGEETTAATTSASATEGELAIGPENTKIGFVGTHVGAEPKPRTGGFEKFSGVVKLDADGKIASVVVDIAADSLWTQHPPLTAHLNAPDFLDTREYPTAKFESTKFEDGAADGEVTVTGDLTLHGVTKEITFPAKVAIAHDKPTLHAEFPLKRAEFGMDKKLDGVHDEVAMTIVIGEKTEKLPETAP